One Arvicanthis niloticus isolate mArvNil1 chromosome 13, mArvNil1.pat.X, whole genome shotgun sequence genomic window carries:
- the Arsa gene encoding arylsulfatase A produces the protein MGALGTLFLALAAGLSTASPPNIVLIFADDLGYGDLGSYGHPSSTTPNLDQLAAGGLRFTDFYVPVSLCTPSRAALLTGRLPVRSGMYPGVLGPSSQGGLPLEEVTLAEVLAARGYLTGMAGKWHLGVGPEGAFLPPHQGFHRFLGIPYSHDQGPCQNLTCFPPDIPCSGTCDQGLVPIPLLANLTVEAQPPWLPGLEARYVSFSRDLMADAQRQGRPFFLYYASHHTHYPQFSGQSFTKRSGRGPFGDSLMELDGAVGALMTAVGDLGLLGETLVIFTADNGPELMRMSDGGCSGLLRCGKGTTFEGGVREPALAYWPGHIAPGVTHELASSLDLLPTLAALTGAPLPNITLDGVDISPLLLGTGKSPRKSVFFYPPYPDEIRGVFAVRNGKYKAHFFTQGSAHSDTTWDPACHAANRLTAHEPPLLYDLSKDPGENYNLLESIEEISPEVLRALKHIQLLKAQYDAAMTFSPSQIAKGEDPALQICCQPSCSPHPACCRCPEFQS, from the exons ATGGGGGCCCTGGGGACCCTCTTTTTGGCATTGGCTGCAGGCCTGAGCACCGCCAGCCCACCTAACATCGTGCTGATCTTTGCTGATGACCTGGGCTATGGGGACCTCGGCTCCTATGGGCACCCCAGTTCTACCACCCCCAACCTGGATCAGTTGGCTGCAGGGGGGCTACGGTTCACAGATTTCtatgtgcctgtgtctctgtgcaCGCCATCTCG GGCCGCCCTCCTGACTGGCCGGCTCCCAGTACGATCAGGCATGTACCCTGGAGTTCTGGGGCCCAGTTCCCAAGGGGGCCTGCCCTTGGAGGAGGTGACTTTGGCAGAAGTCCTGGCTGCTCGAGGCTATCTAACAGGGATGGCTGGCAAGTGGCATCTTGGAGTGGGGCCAGAGGGGGCCTTCCTGCCCCCACATCAGGGCTTCCATCGGTTCCTGGGTATCCCATATTCCCATGACCAG GGCCCCTGTCAGAACCTGACCTGCTTCCCACCAGACATCCCCTGCAGTGGTACCTGTGACCAAGGACTAGTTCCGATCCCACTGCTAGCCAACCTGACTGTGGAGGCCCAGCCCCCTTGGCTACCTGGACTAGAGGCCCGGTATGTGTCTTTCTCCCGAGACCTCATGGCTGATGCCCAGCGCCAGGGCCGACCATTCTTCCTGTACTACGCTTCCCAC CACACCCACTACCCTCAGTTCAGTGGACAAAGCTTCACCAAGCGCTCAGGCCGTGGGCCATTTGGGGACTCCTTGATGGAGCTGGATGGAGCTGTCGGGGCCTTGATGACAGCTGTGGGGGACCTAGGTCTGCTGGGAGAGACACTGGTCATCTTCACTGCAGATAATGG TCCTGAACTGATGCGTATGTCCGATGGTGGCTGCTCCGGCCTCTTGAGATGTGGAAAAGGAACAACTTTTGAAGGTGGTGTCCGAGAACCTGCCTTGGCCTACTGGCCAGGTCACATTGCCCCTG GTGTAACCCACGAGCTGGCCAGCTCTCTGGACCTGCTGCCCACCCTGGCAGCCTTGACCGGGGCTCCGCTGCCCAACATCACCTTGGACGGTGTTGACATCAGCCCCTTGCTGCTAGGCACAGGCAAG AGCCCACGGAAGTCTGTCTTCTTCTACCCACCCTACCCAGACGAGATCCGTGGGGTCTTTGCTGTTCGGAATGGGAAATACAAGGCTCATTTCTTTACCCAGG GCTCCGCCCACAGCGACACCACTTGGGACCCTGCCTGTCACGCTGCCAACCGGCTGACGGCTCATGAGCCCCCACTGCTCTACGACTTGTCTAAGGACCCTGGTGAGAACTACAATCTTTTGGAAAGTATAGAGGAGATCTCCCCCGAAGTTCTCCGGGCTCTGAAGCACATCCAGCTGCTCAAGGCCCAGTATGATGCAGCTATGACCTTCAGCCCCAGCCAGATCGCCAAGGGTGAGGACCCTGCCCTGCAGATCTGCTGTCAGCCGAGCTGCTCTCCCCACCCAGCCTGCTGCCGCTgccctgagttccagtcctga